From the genome of Gammaproteobacteria bacterium:
CGAGCCGCCAGGCGGGCCGCCCGCACTTTGGTAAACATACCACCGCGCCCTAACTTACCCGGATCTCCGCAAACCATTTGATCTAAGGCCGGCTCACTGGCATGCTCTTGCTCAATCAATTCAGCATCCGGATGGACTCTGGGGTCTTGCCGGTACAATCCGTCCTGATCCGTCAGTAACAATAGAGCTTCCGCTTCCACCAGATTAGCGACCAAGGCCGCCAGGCTGTCATTATCACCAAATTGAATTTCTTCGGTGGTTACCGTGTCGTTTTCATTAATCACCGGAACCACTTTTAGGCGCAACAAACTCAGCAGAGTGCTGCGAGCATTGAGATAACGTTGACGATCGGACAGATCTTCATGGGTCAGCAGAATCTGAGCCGTGTGGATACCGTGCTTCTGAAACCGGGATTCGTACGCCTGCACCAACCCCATCTGACCCACAGCCGCCGCCGCCTGCAACTCAAACAATGCTCGCGGCCGCTCACTCCAGCCCAGCCGCATCATCCCCTCGGCCACGGCACCACTGGAGACCAAAATCACCTCCATACCCTGCCGGTGCAAGTGAGCCACCTGCTCCACCCATTGGGTGATGGCTTGCTGATCCAAGCCGCGGCCCTGGGCCGTCAATAAGGAACTGCCGATTTTGACTACCCAGCGTTTTTTATTTTTAAACTCCAGACGCGAGCTCATTCTTCTTCCGTATCCGCCGTTGACGCGTGTTGTTCAATGTGTTGCATTATATCGAACATCAATTCCTGTGTACCTTGTTTTGCCAGGGCCGAGATTGAATAAACCGGCCCCTGCCAGCCCAACTTTGCTACAATCTGTTGGCAGTGGCTTTCCCGTTCCTCTTCCGGTAATAAATCCACTTTATTCAATACCAGCCAGCGCGGCTTTTGCACCAGCTCTTCACTGAACTGTTGCAATTCCTTCACTATAGCCTTGGCATCCTGCACCGGATCGGCAGCCCCTTCGTAAGGCAATACATCCACCAGATGCAGAATCAAACGAGTACGGGATAAATGTTTCAAAAACTGTATTCCCAGCCCGGCACCTTCCGCGGCGCCTTCAATCAAACCGGGAATATCAGCGATCACAAAACTGCGATCCGCCTCGATACGTACAACGCCCAAATTGGGATACAGGGTGGTAAAAGGATAGTTGGCCACCTTAGGACGGGCCGCAGAGACGGCGCTGATGAGCGTTGATTTACCTGCATTGGGCAAGCCCAACAACCCCACATCAGCGAGAACTTTTAGCTCCAACAATAGGTGCAAAACCTCGCCTGGCGTACCCGGTGTGCTCTGGCGAGGAGCGCGATTAACACTGCTCTTAAAACGAGTATTACCCAACCCATGAAAACCGCCCTGAGCCACCAAAAGCAACTGTCCCGGCGCTACCAAATCACCGATCACCTCATCAGTATCGGCGTTTTTCACTACTGTACCTACAGGGACACGAACCACCAGATCTTCACCCTTTTTTCCGGTGCAGTTCTTACCCATTCCGTTCTGACCCCTCTCCGCCCGAAATTTGCGCTGGTAGCGAAAATCCGCCAGTGTATTCAAGCCGGTATCGGCCTCCAAATACACACTGCCTCCATCGCCACCGTCACCGCCATCGGGGCCGCCTTTAGGAATATATTTTTCACGGCGAAAGCTCACGCAGCCGCTACCACCGTCTCCGGCAGCGACTTTTATGATGGCTTCATCAACGAACTTCATGGCTTTGCTCTAATTTTCCAGACATTTTCCAGTCACATACTAAAAAGCCCCGAGAACGGGGCTTTTATATATAGCGTTTAGACCGTAACCGGGTATAAGTCAGATTCCGCCTTTAAGCCGGATCGATGCTGACAAACTGGCGATTTTTGGGGCCTTTAATCTCAAACTTCACCGCGCCGCTCACCTTGGCAAACAAGGTATCGTCCCGACCGCGACCGACGTTAATACCGGCGTGAAATTTAGTACCGCGTTGACGAACAATAATATTACCGGCCAGTACTTGTTCACCACCGAAACGCTTGACGCCCAGGCGCTTGGATTGTGAATCGCGACCGTTTCGCGTACTACCGGCTGCTTTCTTATGTGCCATGACTGCTTATCCTCTTTCTATTAACTTAAGCTGAGTGAGCTGCGAACTGTAGAGTCTGCGCTTAAGCCTTAATGCTGTTAATTTCGATCTCAGTATAGGACTGACGATGCCCCATTTGCTTGCGATGGTGCTTGCGGCGTCGAAACTTAACGATTTCAACTTTTTTACCCCGGCCATGAGACTTTACAGTAGCGGTTACTTTACCGCCTTCTACATACGG
Proteins encoded in this window:
- the proB gene encoding glutamate 5-kinase codes for the protein MSSRLEFKNKKRWVVKIGSSLLTAQGRGLDQQAITQWVEQVAHLHRQGMEVILVSSGAVAEGMMRLGWSERPRALFELQAAAAVGQMGLVQAYESRFQKHGIHTAQILLTHEDLSDRQRYLNARSTLLSLLRLKVVPVINENDTVTTEEIQFGDNDSLAALVANLVEAEALLLLTDQDGLYRQDPRVHPDAELIEQEHASEPALDQMVCGDPGKLGRGGMFTKVRAARLAARSGATTVIANGSTEAVIRKVLDGEALGTVLLPDKEPLAARKQWLAGHLQCRGRLVLDAGAVKVLRESGRSLLPVGVKKVEGQFRRGELVQCLDQQGREVARGLVNYAAVEAGKIVGQPSSAIESILGYVDEPELIHRDNLVLV
- the obgE gene encoding GTPase ObgE, translated to MKFVDEAIIKVAAGDGGSGCVSFRREKYIPKGGPDGGDGGDGGSVYLEADTGLNTLADFRYQRKFRAERGQNGMGKNCTGKKGEDLVVRVPVGTVVKNADTDEVIGDLVAPGQLLLVAQGGFHGLGNTRFKSSVNRAPRQSTPGTPGEVLHLLLELKVLADVGLLGLPNAGKSTLISAVSAARPKVANYPFTTLYPNLGVVRIEADRSFVIADIPGLIEGAAEGAGLGIQFLKHLSRTRLILHLVDVLPYEGAADPVQDAKAIVKELQQFSEELVQKPRWLVLNKVDLLPEEERESHCQQIVAKLGWQGPVYSISALAKQGTQELMFDIMQHIEQHASTADTEEE
- the rpmA gene encoding 50S ribosomal protein L27, which encodes MAHKKAAGSTRNGRDSQSKRLGVKRFGGEQVLAGNIIVRQRGTKFHAGINVGRGRDDTLFAKVSGAVKFEIKGPKNRQFVSIDPA
- the rplU gene encoding 50S ribosomal protein L21; protein product: MYAVIKTGGKQYKVEQGQTLKVEKLPVEAGASVDIEQVLMVADGDNITVGAPYVEGGKVTATVKSHGRGKKVEIVKFRRRKHHRKQMGHRQSYTEIEINSIKA